The following are encoded together in the Anopheles nili chromosome 3, idAnoNiliSN_F5_01, whole genome shotgun sequence genome:
- the LOC128722538 gene encoding putative fatty acyl-CoA reductase CG5065, whose product MATQSGCYESVTDFYSDADIFITGGTGFLGKVLIEKLLRSCPNVARIFILMRNKRGKSVEARIADLVSCPLFDQLKEDNKTVLDKLVPVNGDITLPRLGMCGMDIQRLSNVTIAFHLAASVRFDDPLRDAIKTNICSTQELFDILKTTAPKLRAVVHVSTAYSNPENHYVEEKLYPPKYDWKTLVQAVNRYDPETLDALMQKLSQNSPNTYTYTKGLAEQVCNEYSNDLPLAIVRPSVVLFTIQEPMTGWVENFNGPTGMLVSAGLGITRTAYLRPRNRINIIPVDVVVKTIILAAWKRGTIERTVAPNHLPIYNSAVTYEQSLQYQEMLDRGREYLFAVPFSRMLWVPRGFPTNWKPLYYVKLILTMLLPSFILDLLIRMLGHKPFLMRLQCRIYGSEVSLRYFIRNEWEFDTRQTDNLLKLLDEKDRNTFGWYMPRKLTGKYLENAYITIRRYLMKDPDDTIPYAKRKLARMILADRIIQIIACCLMLVGICRSLFAGSF is encoded by the exons ATGGCGACACAGTCGGGATGCTACGAATCCGTTACGGATTTTTACTCTGACGCCGACATTTTCATCACCGGCGGCACCGGCTTTCTAGGCAAGGTGTTGATTGAGAAGCTGCTTCGTTCCTGTCCAAACGTTGCGCGCATTTTCATCCTGATGCGCAACAAGCGCGGCAAATCGGTAGAAGCCCGCATCGCCGATCTTGTCAGTTGTCCC TTGTTCGATCAATTGAAGGAAGACAACAAAACCGTGCTAGACAAGTTGGTTCCGGTCAACGGTGACATCACATTGCCACGCCTGGGTATGTGCGGCATGGACATCCAGAGGCTTAGCAATGTGACGATAGCGTTCCATTTGGCTGCCAGTGTCAGATTCGATGATCCACTTAGGGATGCCATTAAAACGAATATCTGCTCCACGCAGGAGCTGTTCGACATTCTGAAAACGACGGCCCCCAAGTTGCGGGCCGTGGTGCACGTTTCCACGGCATACAGCAACCCGGAGAATCACTATGTTGAGGAAAAG CTTTACCCGCCAAAATACGACTGGAAGACACTCGTCCAAGCCGTCAACCGTTACGATCCGGAAACTCTGGATGCTCTCATGCAAAA ACTTTCGCAAAACTCACCAAACACTTACACGTACACGAAAGGCCTGGCGGAGCAGGTGTGCAACGAGTACAGCAATGATCTTCCGTTGGCCATCGTGCGCCCATCGGTAGTACTGTTCACGATTCAAGAACCAATGAcaggatgggtggaaaacttcaacGGACCGACGGGAATGCTTGTCAGTGCGGGACTAGGCATCACGAGGACGGCATACTTACGGCCGAGAAACCGCATCAACATCATTCCGGTGGATGTTGTCGTAAAGACCATCATTCTGGCAGCCTGGAAACGTGGAACTATCGAACGCACGGTTGCTCCTAACCATCTCCCTATCTACAACAGTGCCGTGACGTACGAGCAGTCGCTGCAGTATCAGGAAATGTTGGACCGTGGAAGAGAGTATCTATTTGCCGTACCTTTCAGCCGTATGCTGTGGGTTCCGCGAGGATTCCCCACGAATTGGAAACCTTTGTACTATGTCAAG CTCATTTTAACCATGCTTCTTCCATCGTTTATACTTGACCTGTTAATTCGGATGCTAGGCCACAAACCATT TTTAATGAGATTACAGTGCAGAATCTACGGATCGGAGGTATCGCTGCGTTACTTCATCAGGAATGAGTGGGAGTTTGATACGCGACAAACAGACAACTTACTAAAGTTACTAGACGAGAAAGATCG CAACACCTTCGGATGGTATATGCCAAGAAAGCTAACTGGCAAATATTTGGAGAACGCGTACATCACCATCAGACGCTATTTGATGAAGGATCCCGACGACACGATCCCCTATGCCAAACGGAAGCTAGCACGCATGATACTCGCCGATCGTATCATTCAGATCATTGCTTGCTGCCTTATGCTGGTGGGTATCTGTAGGTCACTGTTTGCTGGAAGTTTCTAG